TACCAACCCTGATAGACTTGCTATATAAATACCCTAGACCCACATAACCCCTAGAATCTCCCATATCAGCTAGCTTTTGATAGTATTTAAAAGCCTTTTGATCGTCAAAGTCGTGATTAAGGGCTTTTTCTGCGATTAAATAGTATTGATCTGCCTCTTTGCTCGCATGCACACTCCCCAAGCAACATATGCTAATTAAGACTAACTTAAATAGGCTTTTGATTATATTTGTCATTTTATTCCTTAATTGCGCAATCTAAGTCTATAGCTTGTGCACCTTTTTCCATACTCCAAAAACCCTAGCCCATCACCCACATCCGTAGCCTTTTGGAGATATGGAAGCGTTTATTCATACTTTATACAATCTTTTTCCAAAGCTCTCTTACCCCACTCTACGACACGCTTAAATTCAGCTCTATACGCTCGCAATTTAATAAAGCCAAGAGAACTAAGAGAAGTAGGCGAATCATTTAAGCTCCTTTTTCTAAATGTTTTTGCAACGCCATACAAATCGCGTTGTCAGACTTAAAGCTTTGGAGCTTGTCCTTAGAGTTAAGATACACACAGGGCGCGTTGTCAATGGAAATCAAACGCACAAGGTGTAATTGTTCTTGAATGTCTTTAGCGTTGTAGGTTTGCTCTTGAAAGAGTTGTTGGCAGGTTTGCTGGGATTTGGGGCTTAAGTATTTGGGGTTTAAACACATGGTGGGGTGGTCTTTGAGCGTGTCTTTTAAAATCTTGGGGTTGTCATTTTTTAAGCGGTTGTAAAAAGGGGCGTTACGATTTAAGGGGATCACCCGTGATATGAAGAGATCAGAAAGGTGTTCGGGGTCTAGGTGTTGGATGTTGTCATGTATTGCCCCTTGACCAAAAACACTAGCCATGATAGATGGAGTTTGCCCTAAATCAAAGATGGTGTTTAAAACTATAGAGACCCAATACCTGTAGTCTCCAGATGTTCCCTGAAAGAGTTCATCAAAGATGTTGTTAGTACTGCAACATGCGTTACGCATATCTTCAGCTAAGCGTTCTCTAAAAGGTTTATAGGGAACAATGTTTTTGAAATTTTTTTTCATCAAGTCTTGAAGTCTTTTCATTAAGTCTTGAAGTCTTGCTCGATTAAAGTCAATGATATTTCCAAAACTAACCTGCTTTTTAGAAAAGATACGATGGAGTTGTTGGAGATAGGCAATCACATCTAGCCCAGCCTTGTGGGCGTTGAAAAGCGGGGCATAGATCCATGCGGTGGCGTTTAAAAATGTGCGGGCATCTTCTGTAGGTGATGCGTCTGGGATATACATGACATCATCGAGTTTTGCCTCAAGAACAATATTTGCAGAGAATATGTCTAGAATGTCTAGGACATGGAGCATTGCCATATCCTTAACATGGGCTAAGAAAAGCTCTTCTCTTTTGTTTTTAGGCTTAAACTCTTGAAATAAGGGGACTTGCTTGGCTACAGCTTTGGCTAGAGGGATGGAGGCATCTGTGTAATCTCCTATAGTCTGAGTCAGATCGGTTAAGAGAACTGGATTGTCAGGCGGGTTTTTTAGATCATCATATATCGCAATAAAGGATTTTCGCATGTAGTCATGAAGTGCCTCAAATGCCTTGAGAAATGGGGTGTCTTTATGGCTTGGGGGCTCTTTGCCTTGCAGATTTAAGAGTAAGAGAGCTAAGAGAAGCAAGCGGATCATTTAAGCCCCTTTTCTAAGTTCTTTTGCAACGCCAAACAGATCGCGTTGTCAGACTTAAAGCTTTGGAGCTTGTCCTTAGAATTAAGATACACACAGGGGGCGTTATCAATGGAGATCAGGCGCAAGGAGTTTAGGTATTTTTGTAAGGGTTTAGGGTTATAGGTGTGTTGCTTAAAAATTTGCAAGCAAACGGCTTTAGCTTCTTGGTTTAAATACTGGGGTTGCAAACAAATGGTGGGGTTTTGGGTGAGAGTGCGTTGCATCGCTTTAGCCAAAGGGACTTTTGGCTTGAAGACAGAAGGAATTGTATAAAAATCATCCTCGGCAAGGACCATACGCACATGGGTCAGAGTTTCCCAATACAAATCCATATTGCTTTCATAGTAATTTGCAGCATTTCCCAAGAAGGCAAAATCGTGCGCCTGGTAATAAGCCATCCATGCGTTTAAATCTTGGACCTTGACCCCCCCAACAACACGGACAATCTGGATGGCCAAAAAATCTCTGTAACCATCCTCTGCATTTTTGCCAGCATCCTTTACATTGGAAGTAAAGTCGTCAGTCATGCCATTGTCGTGCGTCCCGATGGATTTAAAATCCTCAAAATAGTGGCGCAAGGCCGGGGTCTTAGGACCTTTGATCATGTCCAAACTATCTGCGCGAGCGTCCATAGTCATTCAAAGTGTAAAAAGGGACGGTGAGTCATCATCCTTGTCTTGCAATGCCTGCAAATAGTAGAGATAATCAGTGAAGTCCAAACCCTGATGATAGGCTTCAATCAAGGGGGCATAGGTCAATTCTGTGCCCCTTAAAAATTTTAGAGTGTGTTTTTTAGCGTCAAAGGGTTTCACACGCTTGGGAAACTTCATTTTCTTGCACTTTGACATATGGTTGTTGCAATAAAATTCGGGGGTCGAGTCGCGCAACAAATTAAAAATGTTATACATCTCAAGGGCTTTGAGCGCTCGGATCATTTGGGCTTGCTTGGGGGTTTTGGGCTGGAAGGCTTGTAAAAGCGGGATGTGATCGACAAAGGCTTGCAGGTGCTTGACAAGGGCTGGTGCTTCTTTTTGCATAGCATGCGAAAAGACCTTGTCTTGATTGATACGCGTGTAACGCTCTTTAAAATCTTGCTCATAGATTTTAACCACCGATGCGTGGGCTTGTTGCATTTCTTGGACCAAATCAACGCTGACAGCCCATAGGGGACTGATGAATAAAAGGGCGCAAATTAAACAGATCACTGAACCCCCTTTATTTAAGTGCTTAGCAAGCCAATTTTTATCACATTGAGTTTTTCAGCAATGTTGCGTGCTTTGCCGACTATATTAAAACAAGTCTCAGCAACCCTAGTGTTAATAATATTTACCACAATTATAAACGGGCAATCGGTTCAATGATCCCACTAAAATCACATGCACCGCATTCCCTTGTTAGAACTTTTTGTTTGTTCTTGATATTGACTGATCTTGCTGAGTGGTTGGACATAGAATTGAATATAGGTGATGCGATTGTCCATACCATTAGTTTTAGCTTTTTATAGTAAGGATGCTCAAAGTAGTGGAATTCTTGGACAGCTGGATTGAGCACGACATGCTCAACATTAATGACTAAAAGGTTTGATGATACTCCCATCAACTCCCTATTTATCCTCCTCCATTTTAGGAGGTACATCTATTTGTACTTTTCTATTACTTAAGAAGGCGGTAAAGGGTCTTGGTATACTTCCCACTGATGCTTTGGAACTTCAAGAGTTCAAAAGAGTGAAGTTACCATTTAGATAGTTGATTAGGTGGCCAAAGTAAGGTGTATTCACTCACTTGGATTTCCATGCTTTTAACTTGGGTTCTTTGCATGTCGTGATAGTTGATAGGAAACTTCCTAAAGAGCATGACATTTTCTT
This portion of the Helicobacter felis ATCC 49179 genome encodes:
- a CDS encoding PAS domain-containing protein, with the translated sequence MIRLLLLALLLLNLQGKEPPSHKDTPFLKAFEALHDYMRKSFIAIYDDLKNPPDNPVLLTDLTQTIGDYTDASIPLAKAVAKQVPLFQEFKPKNKREELFLAHVKDMAMLHVLDILDIFSANIVLEAKLDDVMYIPDASPTEDARTFLNATAWIYAPLFNAHKAGLDVIAYLQQLHRIFSKKQVSFGNIIDFNRARLQDLMKRLQDLMKKNFKNIVPYKPFRERLAEDMRNACCSTNNIFDELFQGTSGDYRYWVSIVLNTIFDLGQTPSIMASVFGQGAIHDNIQHLDPEHLSDLFISRVIPLNRNAPFYNRLKNDNPKILKDTLKDHPTMCLNPKYLSPKSQQTCQQLFQEQTYNAKDIQEQLHLVRLISIDNAPCVYLNSKDKLQSFKSDNAICMALQKHLEKGA